One Lasioglossum baleicum chromosome 6, iyLasBale1, whole genome shotgun sequence genomic window carries:
- the Mettl4 gene encoding methyltransferase like 4: MSVIFNTEEGWIISHLQYLNDIYKNVKDCNTQCKLIFNKTLFEINSQYLRQNQITKFNRQEENLLQNKSRKRKRSKLLPEDGLKEIDYVKQAFNQVITSAKVEGLFALDVIPTNNEAARLGSQKFYQDTFSMEEEYFYGCNDTDEAIISGAKEKRFAFPRNCKFYCYDVRDIDKKLELNNQYDFILLDPPWWNKSIRRKKTKYLEASYKMMYNEELAKIPIGKLLCANGLVAIWCTNAPTHLNSIFNDIFPSWGVTFKAKWYWIKVTQAGNTICNFNSALGKQPYELLLLGSVLNNNKVNIPDGKLIISVPSAVHSHKPPITEVMKEYLPHEPKCLEIFARYLLPNWTSWGLEVLKFQHLSLYTVIEESQEAQNSSKTDVNKLKFLESTLYLPVPSLVG; encoded by the exons ATGAGCGTAATTTTTAACACCGAAGAGGGATGGATAATATCCCACTTGCAATATCTGAAtgatatttacaaaaatgtaaaGGACTGCAACACGCAGTGTAAGTTAATCTTCAATAAgactttatttgaaattaattcgCAATATTTACGTCAGAATCAAATAACGAAGTTCAATAGGCAGGAGGAAAATttgttgcaaaataaaagtagaaaacggAAAAGATCGAAACTTTTGCCAGAAGATGGTCTGAAGGAG ATCGATTATGTCAAACAAGCATTCAACCAAGTAATTACATCTGCAAAAGTGGAAGGCTTATTTGCTTTGGATGTGATTCCTACTAATAATGAGGCAGCACGCTTAGGATCACAGAAATTTTATCAGGATACATTCTCCATGGaggaagaatatttttatggtTGCAATGACACAGACGAAGCTATTATATCGGGAGCGAAAGAAAAGAGATTTGCCTTCCCAAGGAATTGTAAATTTTACTGTTACGATGTGAGAGACATCGACAAGAAATTGGAGCTGAACAATCAGTATGATTTTATATTGTTGGATCCCCCTTGGTGGAACAAGTCTATAAGAAGGAAAAAAACCAAATATCTGGAAGCTAG TTATAAAATGATGTATAATGAGGAATTAGCCAAGATACCAATTGGAAAGTTGTTGTGTGCAAATGGGCTTGTGGCGATCTGGTGCACCAACGCACCCACACATTTGAATAGTATTTTTAACGATATATTTCCGTCGTGGGGTGTCACGTTTAAAGCAAAATGGTACTGGATAAAA GTTACTCAAGCAGGAAATACGATATGTAATTTCAATTCGGCCCTTGGCAAGCAGCCTTACGAATTGCTATTGCTGGGATCTGTATTGAACAACAATAAAGTGAACATTCCCGatggaaaattaataataagCGTCCCGAGTGCAGTACATTCTCACAAACCACCTATTACAG aagTCATGAAAGAGTATCTTCCGCATGAGCCAAAGTGTTTAGAAATATTTGCAAGATACTTGCTTCCGAATTGGACAAGCTGGGGACTTGAAGTTTTAAAGTTTCAGCATTTGTCGCTGTATACAGTTATAGAGGAGTCGCAAGAAGCTCAAAATAGTAGCAAAACAGATGTAAATAAATTAA aatttttggagtCTACGCTCTACCTACCTGTACCATCTCTCGTAGGATAA
- the LOC143209761 gene encoding UDP-glucose 4-epimerase, which yields MNTNWKTIFVTGGAGYIGSHCIVELLESGYDVVAIDNFANSVTEGCGDSAALKRVEQITGKKVTFYNCDLIDRDKLETVFNKHKIDCVIHFAAIKAVGESMQVPLHYYRNNIIGAINLLEVMKAAGCFQLVFSSSCTVYGEAKELPITEDHPTGNITNVYGRTKYFIEEMLKDISRAEKTWNIISLRYFNPVGAHPSGLIGEDPTKPFTNLMPYIAQVALRHKPELVIFGGDYPTRDGTGIRDYIHVMDLAAGHVAALNALHKRHLRLKIYNLGTGKGVSVLELIKTFENVTGTTVPYVLKDRRDGDIVSTYANTDLAEKELGWRTKYTVERMCEDFWRWQTKNPHGYRTTVKNGIGEHVNGTS from the exons ATGAACACCAATTGGAAAACTATTTTTGTGACCGGCGGTGCCGGTTACATCGGTAGCCACTGTATCGTTGAACTTTTGGAAAGTGGGTACGATGTCGTAGCGATAGATAATTTTGCTAATAGCGTGACCGAGGGTTGCGGTGACTCTGCGGCTCTTAAAAGAGTTGAGCAAATAACAGGGAAGAAAGTTACCTTCTACAACTGCGATCTCATCGACCGAGATAAACTGGAAACAGTTTTCAATAAG CACAAAATAGATTGCGTAATCCATTTTGCGGCTATCAAAGCGGTCGGTGAATCGATGCAAGTTCCTCTCCACTACTATCGAAACAATATTATTGGAGCTATCAATTTACTAGAG GTAATGAAAGCTGCTGGATGCTTCCAATTAGTCTTCAGCAGTTCTTGCACCGTATACGGAGAAGCGAAAGAACTTCCAATTACAGAGGATCATCCGACTGGTAATATTACAAACGTATATGGCAGGACAAAGTACTTTATCGAAGAGATGCTTAAGGATATATCCAGAGCCGAGAAG ACTTGGAATATCATATCTCTAAGGTACTTCAATCCAGTAGGTGCTCATCCCAGCGGCTTGATTGGAGAGGATCCTACGAAACCGTTCACGAATTTAATGCCTTACATTGCTCAAGTCGCTTTAAGGCATAAGCCTGAACTTGTTATATTTGGCGGCGATTATCCTACGAGAGATGGTACAG GTATACGTGATTACATTCACGTAATGGATTTGGCGGCTGGTCACGTAGCGGCCCTAAACGCATTACACAAACGACACCTGAGGCTAAAAATCTACAATTTAGGTACCGGCAAGGGTGTGTCCGTGCTTGAACTAATTAAAACTTTCGAGAATGTGACGGGAACAACGGTGCCATACGTTCTAAAAGATAGGAGAGACGGTGACATAGTGTCGACGTATGCTAACACGGACTTGGCAGAAAAAGAATTAGGATGGAGGACCAAGTATACCGTCGAACGGATGT GTGAAGACTTTTGGAGGTGGCAAACAAAGAATCCACATGGTTATCGTACAACAGTTAAAAATGGGATTGGCGAGCATGTAAATGGCACTTCATAA
- the LOC143209763 gene encoding 40-kDa huntingtin-associated protein isoform X2, whose translation MADTLDFLTKYHNISNKLKKRFLRKPNVAEASDQFGLLAAECREFLVANKKDKDIGCPSMGQENTQAAISCFGHALARCQNQTGFSTMSAGLALELAIALGPTPAGIQQLRKAIDIFPTVKAISTLVSYHIKQGDYVSALQILNEFVEFIEIYINTGAKGNYSVILHRCEVTRVLLLLILQPSPQRLTPSLAQVLEKYAWIEETPNIDFNMSEDELLLLQSLVLASQSHDYQALLELEGELWPYLDAEQRELLHKLIQVLTTQ comes from the exons ATGGCTGATACATTAGACTTTCTCACAAAATATCAcaatatatcgaataaattgaaaaa ACGATTCTTGAGGAAGCCAAATGTTGCTGAAGCAAGCGATCAATTTG GACTCCTGGCTGCAGAAT GTAGAGAATTTCTTGTGGCCAACAAGAAAGATAAAGATATAGGATGTCCTTCCATGGGACAAGAAAACACGCAG GCCGCTATAAGTTGTTTCGGTCATGCTCTAGCACGTTGCCAGAATCAAACAGGATTTAGTACAATGTCCGCTGGATTAGCTTTAGAATTGGCGATAGCTCTAGGTCCTACTCCAGCAGGTATACAACAATTACGTAAAGCTATCGACATCTTTCCGACTGTGAAAGCCATTAGCACATTAGTGTCTTACCATATTAAACAAG GAGATTATGTATCTGCTTTACAAATTCTTAACGAGTTCGTCGAGTTTATCGAGATTTATATCAATACTGGAGCGAAAGGCAACTACAGTGTCATACTACATAG GTGCGAAGTAACCAGAGTATTACTGCTACTTATACTTCAACCATCGCCGCAGAGGCTAACGCCTTCTTTAGCTCAAGTTCTCGAGAAGTATGCTTGGATAGAAGAAACTCCAAATATCG ATTTCAATATGAGCGAAGACGAGTTGCTGTTATTGCAATCTTTAGTGTTGGCATCTCAATCGCACGATTACCAAGCACTGTTAGAACTGGAAGGTGAACTGTGGCCCTACTTGGATGCGGAACAAAGGGAGTTGCTACACAAATTGATTCAAGTATTAACGACGCAATGA
- the LOC143209763 gene encoding 40-kDa huntingtin-associated protein isoform X1 has protein sequence MADTLDFLTKYHNISNKLKKRFLRKPNVAEASDQFGLLAAECEQKELWQYAGLCLLAAARCQGTLDNVSFELNFLIKAGREFLVANKKDKDIGCPSMGQENTQAAISCFGHALARCQNQTGFSTMSAGLALELAIALGPTPAGIQQLRKAIDIFPTVKAISTLVSYHIKQGDYVSALQILNEFVEFIEIYINTGAKGNYSVILHRCEVTRVLLLLILQPSPQRLTPSLAQVLEKYAWIEETPNIDFNMSEDELLLLQSLVLASQSHDYQALLELEGELWPYLDAEQRELLHKLIQVLTTQ, from the exons ATGGCTGATACATTAGACTTTCTCACAAAATATCAcaatatatcgaataaattgaaaaa ACGATTCTTGAGGAAGCCAAATGTTGCTGAAGCAAGCGATCAATTTG GACTCCTGGCTGCAGAATGTGAGCAAAAAGAATTATGGCAATACGCAGGCTTATGTTTATTAGCTGCAGCTAGGTGTCAAGGGACATTAGATAATGTATCATTCGAATTAAATTTTTTGATCAAAGCAGGTAGAGAATTTCTTGTGGCCAACAAGAAAGATAAAGATATAGGATGTCCTTCCATGGGACAAGAAAACACGCAG GCCGCTATAAGTTGTTTCGGTCATGCTCTAGCACGTTGCCAGAATCAAACAGGATTTAGTACAATGTCCGCTGGATTAGCTTTAGAATTGGCGATAGCTCTAGGTCCTACTCCAGCAGGTATACAACAATTACGTAAAGCTATCGACATCTTTCCGACTGTGAAAGCCATTAGCACATTAGTGTCTTACCATATTAAACAAG GAGATTATGTATCTGCTTTACAAATTCTTAACGAGTTCGTCGAGTTTATCGAGATTTATATCAATACTGGAGCGAAAGGCAACTACAGTGTCATACTACATAG GTGCGAAGTAACCAGAGTATTACTGCTACTTATACTTCAACCATCGCCGCAGAGGCTAACGCCTTCTTTAGCTCAAGTTCTCGAGAAGTATGCTTGGATAGAAGAAACTCCAAATATCG ATTTCAATATGAGCGAAGACGAGTTGCTGTTATTGCAATCTTTAGTGTTGGCATCTCAATCGCACGATTACCAAGCACTGTTAGAACTGGAAGGTGAACTGTGGCCCTACTTGGATGCGGAACAAAGGGAGTTGCTACACAAATTGATTCAAGTATTAACGACGCAATGA